CCCTTGGGCCCCCATGTCCCGATACAAACCCCCCACAGAGCTGGGGGTGCCTGAGCCATGCCGGACCCGGGGGCCACCAGGGTCCAGGGTGCCCTGGCCTTTGGCCTCCAGGAAGGCGGCCCTGTGCTTTATGACCCTGGCTGGAAAGGTGTCCACAGCCAGCTTGCCCGTGGCCTCAGCCGGGCTGGGGCTGGCCACACCGCACTGGGCCAGGTCCGAGTCCTGCCTTCGAGCCAGCTGGATCACACTGTGGCCAGCTGGGAACTTTCCTGCCCCGGAAGCAGTGTCGTCCAGCTTCCTGCCCTTGAGGTAATCTCCAAGGCCATCACTGGGTTCTCCCAAGGGCCTTTGTGAGGGGTCCAGGAGCTCTTTCCGGGGCTTGGGACCTCGCTTCTTGGAGCTGTCGCCTGGCGAGCTGGGTTTGTCATCTGTGCGGCTAGCACACCGTTCACGCTCTcgttccctctccctctctcgaTCACGGTCCCGAGGGGGCTCCACTCGGCAGGTGCTGCTGCTCCCCGGTGGCGAAAGACCCATGTTCCGAAGGCCCTCACGGGCCCGGGAAGTAGAGGCCAGTTCTTGGGGTGAGCGGCCGGGATAGGGGATCCGAATGCCTCGGGCCGAGTCACTTCGGAACTCGTAAGTTTTGGCCTTTGCCTTGGCTTGGGCCTGCAAGAAGAGAATGCAGTGTCAAGAGCAGAGCAGGGCCCTGTCCACCGcccccacctcccaacccctcttccagccccaccctccctgctACACTCTCTGATGCCTTGGGATTTCTATATGGGTTGGGGTGAAGCTTAGGGGCAGCAGTCTGGAGGAAGGAGTAGACGATCTATCTGGAAGCAGCCATCCACACAAAGCACACTTCTTGTATTTGATTATATGTCTATTTGGGATGGCTGGGGGGTCCGATAAAGGAATTCTAGTGTGGAATTCTAGAATACCCCTCCCCTCAAGACACGCTTAGCAGTGCCAGTGACTTGGTGACAGCCTGTCTGGGGACTCCCTCCTAGGTTACAAATAGGACACCCCACTGGTTCACAAGCCCTCAGGGCCCGCTTCCCACAAACTGACATAACATTGCTGCCCACCATTGGACACTGCCATCCTACCTTGAGCAGGAAGGTTTTGGGTTTGGGTCCTCGCTTTTTGGGGCCATAGAGCTCCATCTCTCGTTCCctgcagaaaggaaggaggaagaaaggggtgTGTGAGTAAAGAAACCAAGTGGGCCTCCAGTTCAAGCTGGTTAGGAGCCACCCTTCGTGTTCTAAGTGAGAAGCCGAAGCTTGGAGGGGCCTCTACCTTTCCTCAAAGGCTGCGAGCAGGCGAGCATCCAGGATGTTTTCTTCAGGTTCCCATGTGCTGTACCTAAAAGGAATCAGGAAGAAGTGGGCATCAGTCCCGGGAGCAGGGAAAGAGCCGCGGGtaggtgtgtgtatgtctgtaacTTTTCTTGTTGCATTGTATTGTATTTCAACGTaaagggaaaaagaggaagaaagcaagCTCCCAAATAACAGTCTGGGGTTGAGAATTGCACAGAACCTACTTACTTCTGCGACCAGCCCTTCCATTTCACGAGGTATTCCATGCGTCCCTGAGgatgtaaaaaggaaaatgtatgtgTGCACGGGGAAAAATGCATGACGAGGACACGAgaaatacatgcaaaaaaatgcaTGCACCGAATGAAT
The genomic region above belongs to Phocoena phocoena chromosome 19, mPhoPho1.1, whole genome shotgun sequence and contains:
- the CBX8 gene encoding chromobox protein homolog 8, producing MELSAVGERVFAAEALLKRRIRKGRMEYLVKWKGWSQKYSTWEPEENILDARLLAAFEEREREMELYGPKKRGPKPKTFLLKAQAKAKAKTYEFRSDSARGIRIPYPGRSPQELASTSRAREGLRNMGLSPPGSSSTCRVEPPRDRDRERERERERERCASRTDDKPSSPGDSSKKRGPKPRKELLDPSQRPLGEPSDGLGDYLKGRKLDDTASGAGKFPAGHSVIQLARRQDSDLAQCGVASPSPAEATGKLAVDTFPARVIKHRAAFLEAKGQGTLDPGGPRVRHGSGTPSSVGGLYRDMGAQGGRPSLIARIPVARILGDPEEESWSPSLTNLEKVVVTDVTSNFLTVTIKESNTDQGFFKEKR